In one window of Nicotiana tabacum cultivar K326 chromosome 12, ASM71507v2, whole genome shotgun sequence DNA:
- the LOC107828460 gene encoding uncharacterized protein LOC107828460: protein MRPEHPGRVRLYRRGVTKTVLKGKIGNLGSFSDASDERMQQKMEEMEERMQQRMQEKLNEQKDAMEQEIIMNVVARIQRLNPELRLDPDMLRFSARSPVEASSAQQTAVQLTNRPSTGSNNQGGVD, encoded by the exons ATGAGACCTGAACATCCAGGTCGCGTGAGATTGTATAGACGAGGGGTTACCAAGACTGTCTTAAAAGGAAAAATAGGGAATCTTGGATCATTTTCAGACGCTAGTGATGAGAGGATGCAGCAGAAAATGGAGGAAATGGAAGAGAGGATGCAACAAAGAATGCAGGAAAAGTTGAACGAACAAAAGGATGCTATGGAACAAGAAATTATAATGAACGTCGTCGCACGAATTCAGCGTCTGAACCCAGAATTGCGACTTGATCCTGACATGCTAAGGTTCAGTGCTCGTTCACCTGTGGAAGCTTCCTCTGCACAACAAACTGCTGTTCAACTAACCAATCGACCATCTACTGGTAGTAACAATCAAG GTG